One Lysinibacillus sp. OF-1 DNA segment encodes these proteins:
- a CDS encoding DUF1385 domain-containing protein yields the protein MVQLKYIKRVVLALSNSPVYGGQAQLEGVMFGGKEHTVTAIRRNDDSIDYYHFKKVQKPILQKLKKIPFVRGVVALIESAGLGSRHMQFAGDRYDVTPGEEEDHKEEGSKLQMILGVAVVGILSFLFGKFAFTLIPVFIADFFSKWIEGKTGQILLESGIKLLLLLAYLYFISLTPLIKRVFQYHGAEHKVINCYEAGLDITVKNVQAQSRLHYRCGSSFILFTVFVGMFLYFFVPTDPLWLRILDRILLIPVVLGISFEVLQATNACRNIPVLRFLGYPGLWLQLLTTREPKDDQVEVAIASFNMLRQVEQQPEIAATLNHE from the coding sequence ATGGTACAGTTGAAATATATAAAGAGAGTGGTGTTAGCCTTGAGCAATTCACCTGTATACGGGGGACAAGCACAATTAGAAGGTGTGATGTTCGGAGGAAAGGAACATACTGTTACAGCCATTCGTCGTAACGATGATTCCATTGATTATTATCATTTTAAAAAAGTTCAAAAGCCTATTTTACAAAAGCTCAAAAAAATTCCATTTGTACGAGGCGTTGTAGCGCTCATTGAGTCGGCTGGCTTAGGCTCTCGTCACATGCAATTTGCAGGGGATCGTTATGATGTGACACCTGGCGAAGAAGAAGATCATAAAGAAGAAGGTTCCAAACTTCAGATGATACTTGGAGTTGCTGTAGTAGGTATTCTTTCCTTTTTATTCGGAAAATTTGCCTTTACATTAATTCCTGTTTTTATAGCAGATTTTTTCTCAAAATGGATTGAAGGGAAAACGGGACAAATTCTACTAGAGAGTGGTATTAAACTCCTTTTACTGCTAGCCTACTTATACTTTATCTCATTAACCCCTCTGATTAAGCGAGTATTTCAGTATCATGGTGCCGAGCATAAAGTCATTAACTGTTATGAGGCTGGCTTAGACATCACAGTAAAAAACGTTCAAGCTCAATCACGTCTGCACTATCGTTGTGGCAGTAGCTTCATTCTGTTCACAGTGTTTGTCGGCATGTTTTTATATTTCTTTGTACCAACTGACCCACTGTGGCTTCGTATTTTAGATCGGATTCTATTAATTCCTGTTGTACTCGGTATTTCATTTGAAGTATTACAAGCGACAAATGCTTGCCGCAATATCCCAGTGTTGCGTTTCCTTGGCTACCCTGGCTTATGGCTTCAATTACTGACAACTCGTGAACCAAAGGACGATCAAGTAGAAGTAGCAATTGCTTCCTTTAATATGCTACGTCAAGTAGAGCAGCAACCTGAAATTGCTGCAACATTGAACCATGAATAA
- a CDS encoding alpha/beta hydrolase fold domain-containing protein, with protein sequence MTVEIFSGDRSEESVQFEKWLFAQSNKKSFSSIENAKQFIEQRGTENSQLYVIGEDVQFISDMEEQTFEAMQVFTLNDQKSLKQKVILYIHGGAWTNQPLSLHWLFMDKMAQSLNAKVIAPIYPKVPHFNHHDTFQKMLNFYKEILKTVESSNQLTIIGDSAGGNIALGLVQLLKQNHLPQPQDIILLSACVDMSLENPQILEYEEKDPMLASEGMEVITKIWAADKDLKDPLISPIYGDFQGLGKITHFIGTHESLYPDAIKFDEQLTEQGIDITTFVYPQMNHVFVVMPIPEALDAQQKIINIIHSRVLK encoded by the coding sequence ATGACTGTAGAAATTTTTAGCGGAGATCGTTCTGAAGAAAGTGTTCAATTTGAAAAATGGCTATTTGCGCAAAGTAATAAAAAGAGTTTTTCTAGTATTGAAAATGCTAAACAGTTTATTGAGCAGAGGGGAACTGAAAATAGTCAGCTTTATGTTATAGGGGAAGATGTTCAATTTATAAGTGATATGGAGGAGCAAACCTTTGAGGCTATGCAGGTCTTCACTTTAAATGACCAAAAGTCCTTGAAGCAAAAAGTTATTCTCTATATACATGGTGGTGCTTGGACGAATCAGCCTTTAAGTTTACATTGGTTATTCATGGATAAGATGGCACAATCGTTAAATGCAAAAGTTATTGCGCCCATTTATCCGAAAGTACCTCATTTTAACCATCATGACACCTTCCAAAAAATGCTCAATTTCTATAAAGAAATTTTAAAAACGGTTGAAAGTTCTAATCAATTGACCATTATCGGAGATTCGGCAGGTGGAAATATAGCACTTGGTCTGGTCCAACTTTTGAAGCAGAACCATCTACCTCAACCCCAAGATATTATTTTACTATCAGCATGTGTTGATATGAGTTTAGAAAATCCTCAGATACTTGAATATGAAGAAAAGGACCCAATGTTAGCTAGTGAAGGAATGGAAGTCATTACAAAGATATGGGCTGCTGATAAAGATCTAAAGGACCCATTGATTAGTCCTATTTACGGTGATTTTCAAGGACTTGGGAAGATTACTCATTTTATTGGAACACATGAAAGTTTATATCCAGATGCCATAAAATTTGATGAACAACTAACCGAACAAGGCATTGACATCACTACCTTTGTTTATCCTCAAATGAATCATGTGTTTGTTGTGATGCCTATCCCTGAAGCTCTAGATGCTCAACAGAAAATTATAAATATAATTCATAGTAGAGTGTTGAAATAG
- the aroQ gene encoding type II 3-dehydroquinate dehydratase: MKLLCLNGPNLNRLGKREPHIYGYETLDDVRENVRNLAASLGATVEFRQSNHEGVLVDWVHEAEDEKYDGIIFNPGAYTHTSIALHDAIAGISVPVIEVHISNIHKREAFRHHSYLAPACLGQICGLGTKGYELALRTFIEREN, encoded by the coding sequence GTGAAGTTATTATGTTTGAATGGACCGAACTTAAATCGACTTGGCAAACGAGAGCCACATATTTATGGATATGAAACATTGGATGATGTTAGAGAAAATGTTCGAAATCTTGCGGCTTCTTTAGGTGCTACGGTTGAATTTCGTCAATCCAATCACGAAGGGGTACTAGTAGATTGGGTGCATGAAGCAGAGGACGAAAAATATGATGGTATTATCTTTAATCCCGGTGCGTATACCCATACGAGCATCGCGTTACATGATGCGATTGCAGGAATTTCTGTGCCGGTTATCGAAGTACATATTTCCAATATCCACAAACGTGAGGCTTTCCGTCATCATTCTTATCTTGCTCCGGCCTGCCTTGGTCAAATTTGTGGACTAGGTACGAAAGGCTATGAACTGGCACTACGTACATTTATCGAGAGGGAGAATTGA
- a CDS encoding helix-turn-helix transcriptional regulator — MKNRIREFRKSKKITQEELSKVVGVSRQSIIAIESEKFNPSLELAYNISKAFNCTIEEVFIFEEEGME; from the coding sequence ATGAAAAATAGAATTCGTGAATTTCGGAAATCGAAAAAGATTACGCAGGAGGAGTTGTCTAAAGTAGTTGGCGTCTCGCGACAATCAATCATTGCAATTGAATCGGAGAAATTCAATCCATCTTTAGAACTCGCCTACAATATTTCAAAAGCTTTCAATTGCACAATTGAAGAAGTGTTTATATTCGAAGAGGAGGGGATGGAGTGA
- the trhO gene encoding oxygen-dependent tRNA uridine(34) hydroxylase TrhO: MNYQVLLYYHYTKIEDPAAFSATHLAMCKEIGLKGRILVANEGINGTVSGTIEQTEQYMANMQADSLFEGIVFKIDAVEEHTFKKMHVRPRPELVNLGLEEDVNPHELTGRYLSPEQFLAEMQDDNTVVLDVRNTYEYDVGHFRGAIRPDVQNFRDTPEWVRANRELFEGKNVLTYCTGGIRCEKFSGWMKREGFGDVGQLHGGVATYGKDPVAKGQLWDGQMYVFDERLTVPINQVEHVIIGRDHYDGEPCERYINCANPECNKQIIASEENEAKHLGGCTIECTKHARNRYIVRHNLTEEQVAQAIEALQELV; the protein is encoded by the coding sequence ATGAATTATCAAGTTTTATTATATTACCATTACACGAAGATTGAAGATCCAGCTGCGTTTTCAGCAACGCACTTAGCAATGTGTAAAGAAATCGGTTTAAAAGGTCGTATTTTAGTAGCCAACGAGGGCATTAACGGTACTGTTTCAGGTACGATTGAGCAGACAGAGCAATACATGGCAAACATGCAAGCTGACTCATTATTTGAAGGTATAGTCTTCAAAATTGATGCAGTAGAAGAGCATACATTCAAAAAAATGCACGTACGCCCACGACCTGAGTTAGTAAACTTAGGCTTAGAAGAAGACGTTAACCCACATGAATTAACAGGTCGCTACCTGTCACCAGAACAATTCCTTGCTGAAATGCAAGATGACAATACAGTAGTATTAGATGTGCGTAACACGTATGAGTACGATGTCGGCCATTTTCGTGGCGCGATTCGACCAGATGTACAAAACTTCCGTGATACACCGGAATGGGTACGTGCAAACCGCGAGCTGTTCGAAGGGAAAAATGTTTTAACCTATTGTACGGGCGGGATTCGCTGTGAGAAGTTTTCGGGCTGGATGAAACGTGAAGGCTTTGGGGATGTTGGTCAATTACATGGCGGTGTTGCAACATACGGAAAAGACCCTGTTGCGAAAGGCCAATTATGGGACGGTCAAATGTACGTATTTGATGAGCGTTTAACGGTGCCAATCAATCAAGTAGAGCATGTGATTATCGGTCGTGATCACTATGACGGTGAACCTTGTGAACGTTACATTAACTGTGCAAACCCTGAATGTAACAAACAAATCATTGCATCTGAAGAAAATGAAGCAAAGCATTTAGGTGGCTGTACAATCGAATGTACAAAGCATGCGCGCAACCGCTACATCGTGCGTCACAATTTAACAGAAGAGCAAGTAGCTCAAGCAATTGAGGCGTTACAAGAATTAGTATGA
- a CDS encoding esterase/lipase family protein: MKKILSLLVMVTIMLFSTPDVFASNTIEPYGLKPPGESFTPGEWFLGNTPPNVDLNKPPLVFVQGKNGNSTSWYGNTEYHGLNDMYTKAYEAGYQTVFVQLYDSAGKGSYSQYDNGKLLASMLKEINQHFHGKKLNIIAHSKGGPDTQAALVLHNAHPYVGRVFTLGSPHYGSELADLAYSWWAGWLATLLGEKDDGTYSLQVGEMEYFRSLIDNHPNVSKNNYYTMAGTNTGPFLSALWMGGLYLSDPNDGLVKEASTKLSYGTHLFTDPSLDHDNIRMGSAVFSRLEQYLQSASTDRIMMNQEYFSQSDMFQELDVSHYFYGGKLQSSNDVTHSFYVDTALDNVKLWTGLTSDKIELVSPSEKKYTNQTIQSLDEASFFNGVVPHTFTGVISEIGEWKINISTQAEDNAFLLAVQHGGPSLIKVSIPTVSLETNNIVTMQANDQLQKLTFDVRVLDPTGKDIASSLQTQKVNQQNFMVNFPENKKSGVYNITLNISGETLQGEPYKRTVVRSKYIK, from the coding sequence TTGAAAAAAATACTTTCTTTATTAGTAATGGTTACAATTATGCTTTTTTCTACTCCAGATGTTTTTGCCTCAAACACGATTGAACCTTATGGATTGAAGCCACCAGGTGAAAGCTTTACACCTGGAGAGTGGTTTCTAGGAAATACTCCACCTAATGTTGATTTGAATAAGCCACCTCTTGTTTTCGTTCAAGGGAAAAACGGTAACTCTACAAGTTGGTATGGCAATACAGAATATCACGGTCTTAATGATATGTATACAAAAGCTTATGAAGCAGGGTATCAAACGGTATTTGTTCAATTATACGATTCGGCAGGTAAAGGTTCTTATAGTCAATACGATAATGGAAAATTATTAGCCTCTATGTTAAAAGAAATCAATCAACATTTTCACGGAAAAAAATTAAATATAATTGCCCATAGCAAGGGTGGGCCTGATACCCAAGCAGCATTAGTTCTTCATAATGCTCATCCGTACGTTGGGAGGGTGTTTACTTTAGGATCCCCTCATTATGGATCAGAGTTAGCTGATCTTGCATATAGCTGGTGGGCAGGTTGGCTAGCTACATTACTCGGTGAAAAAGATGATGGAACTTATTCACTTCAAGTTGGGGAAATGGAATATTTTCGCTCACTAATAGACAATCACCCCAATGTTAGCAAGAACAACTATTATACAATGGCTGGTACTAATACAGGACCATTTCTATCGGCACTCTGGATGGGTGGTCTATATCTTTCCGATCCAAATGATGGATTAGTCAAAGAGGCAAGCACTAAATTATCTTACGGAACACATTTATTTACCGATCCCTCACTTGACCATGACAATATTCGAATGGGATCTGCGGTATTTTCAAGATTGGAACAGTATCTACAGTCTGCTTCTACAGATCGTATCATGATGAACCAAGAATACTTTTCTCAATCTGATATGTTTCAAGAGTTGGATGTTTCTCATTATTTTTACGGAGGGAAGTTACAATCGTCAAATGATGTGACACATTCTTTTTATGTGGATACTGCGCTCGATAATGTTAAATTATGGACAGGGTTAACTAGCGATAAGATAGAGTTAGTATCTCCTTCAGAAAAAAAATATACCAACCAAACAATCCAATCATTGGATGAAGCCTCCTTCTTTAATGGCGTAGTACCTCATACATTTACTGGGGTTATTTCTGAGATTGGGGAATGGAAGATAAATATAAGCACGCAGGCAGAAGATAATGCGTTTTTACTGGCAGTTCAACATGGGGGCCCATCTTTGATTAAGGTAAGTATTCCAACAGTATCATTAGAAACGAATAATATCGTGACAATGCAAGCTAATGACCAATTACAAAAACTTACCTTCGATGTACGAGTACTGGATCCAACAGGGAAAGATATTGCTTCTTCTCTACAGACGCAAAAGGTTAATCAGCAAAACTTTATGGTGAATTTTCCAGAAAATAAAAAGTCAGGTGTATATAATATAACTTTAAATATTTCAGGTGAAACGTTACAAGGTGAGCCATACAAAAGGACTGTTGTTCGTTCTAAGTATATAAAATAA